In Brachionichthys hirsutus isolate HB-005 chromosome 20, CSIRO-AGI_Bhir_v1, whole genome shotgun sequence, the genomic stretch CAAACACGGCGCGTCTCAGTTGACGCAAAGACAAACTCTCATCGCcgttaaaaaaaagtccttcTAGGCTGAGCAATTCAACCGAACCCGACCCAGAAGAGCGGTTTACCAAGACAGACATGCAAGGAGGAGAGGGTTCAGacgggagcagcaggaggaagaagaggaggaagagtaggaggaggaggtggtgtcTGCCCAAGCTGTAGACTGTGAAGGATCACAGGCCAAAAATTGGGAGGACAAGAAGAGAAGGTGAaggaataattaaaaaaaaagcatcttcagTGAAGAAGCTTCACTGCGCTGCCATGGGCGTGGCCGTGTGACAGGTCGCCAAGGAAACATTAGAAGACGATGAAGTGATGGATTTTGGATTCTGGGACCTGCAACAGATGATAGCAGAGATCAAAGACACCGTCGTGTTTCATTTCCACCTCGCcgtagaactcagacacagcgGAGGTCGGGGTTTCAGCCTCACCACGATCGAGACCTGCGGACGCCAGCGTCCTCGGTGGGGGAGTCGTCCAGGGAGTGGCTTTGGgtcggctccgcctcctgagaGCGATGCATGGATAGAGCGGTCGGAGGGGTCATGTCGAGCTCCAGGAACATGACGTTTTcggcctgaacacacacacaaacacacacacacattgtgtgaCGTAATGCACAGTGCGGAGGTGTGTCATCCACATTAATACCTATTTCTTTACTTTAACAGTCGATTAAACGACCCGTCAACGCTGATCTTTAGTGTTCACGTAACACTCTTACCCTGTATCTGGAGTGAGGTCCCATCGTCATGGCAACCCTGGCATACTGGCTGATTGGTCGCTTGTAGCCGACTGCAGATGTcggcctcgtcttcatctgcaaGGATTTGCTGAATAGAGTGAAAGAGACGAATCGACGTATTTAAATATCACGAGTCAAAGTGCAGACGCCAGAATCGATCCAGTCTGTCGCTGGATAGATGAGAACGGACGGCGTGCAGGTCCGCAGTGGCTGCTGCGCTTTTCCAGCACTGCTAGGCGGTGGAAAAGAGACAAGAGATGAAGCACGAGCAACAAGGTCATGAACCCTGACCCCGATATCCATCTGATGGCCCAAAGGAGAAGATCCCAGCATGTAGAACCCTCACTGACCTTTCAGCTGGAACAAGAGGCTGAAACCGCCATTGATCCTCctcggggtcaaaggtcagtctGCTCATGATCTTATTCTTCTCCTCCGGAGGGATGAAGTTCTCTATTATCAGATACCTGCGTGATTTGAACACAAATATTTCAGACTAGAGCATGCgggtggctcgttggtctaggggcatgattctcgcttagggtgcgagaggtcccgggttcaaatcccggacgagccctccGCTTGAGAGCGTACTGGGGTCGTTAGTACTTTTCACAATGGCGGATCTAAAAAATGACGTGCGGCCTGTGAACCGTCCCTGTGCGTTTGCTGACGCCATTGAATGGCTGCGCGACTCACTTGAACTTGAGCTCTCTGGTCAGCTCGTTCTGCGTTTGTTCCAGCTCCTGCCGGCTCCTCACGTGCTCGTCGTTCACGTCCTGGATCTCCGCCTTGATGCACTGGAGCTTAGCATACAGCTACgaggaaagagagacagaaagtgGGTGAGGAGCGCAGCATCGTCGCTGAGGAACTGGTCTCGCTTTTGCTGCTGCTTGGTTGCCCGTAGCAACAACACTTGAGGCACTGGTGTCTAAACGGGCTGCGAATAGAAGCATAGCAACTTGTCTGAGAGGAAGGGGAACTGCACCTGATCTGTGAACACATGATTattctaattttttttcttaccttcTTCAGCTTCTTGGTCTTtgcctccacttcctgttgcagaGACGTGAACGTGTCCCTCAGTTCCAGGGTCTCCTCATCCTGCATCAGCATCTGCTGCTGAATCTCCCGCTCGCTGCGCGTCTGGAATCAGCCGTTAAATACAACAACGAATCAAAAGTTCCGTTTCTGCTGGAACGCTGATAGATACGTAGCTCGACTTagccaggaatcgaaccgccaaccttcTGGCACCGGAACACAAACGTTTACCTGTTCGGCGATCTCCTGCCGCTTCATCTCCAGCATCTTCTGCTGCTCGTTTGTGTGGTCCATGATGTTCTTTCCACCCACCAGCAGCTTGCTCTCCATTGCCTGAGAAGAGAAAGATGAATATTTGGATTTAGGTTTTCACAATAAGGAAATTAAATGAGCACCGAATGGATTTTCATTGAAGCCTAAATTCAAACTGTACCGGTATATGAATTTTTCAAAATGCAAAGCAGCAATTTGTGCgaagtttaaaaatatatcagACTGTTTTCGTACCGACTCCGCCTTCttgcatttgttctttttttggaaAGAAATTGTATACACTAATTCCCAAAACAGCAAAAGCCACCTTTGAAGTTTGTACCAGATGGGCATATAAATGTCTAAAATTTAAAGAATAAAGTTTTAATTTTGTAAAATGTTGTAATATTCCATGTCGAGGTTCATCCTGATAACTTACTGGTTTGATCAAACTTTGGCCAAGTTTTTTCTTGTGTTCCAAACAAGGGGTCgaaacattttcattcaaattCCATCTGGAATTTACCGCCATTATGAAAATATGTCCAAAAAATATGCCTGAAAAGACACGAGTTGAGTTGCTTGAGGTCACACTGAGCCCGCGTGGATCTGACAGTGAAACCTTGGTGAGCTGCAGTCCGTGCTGACATCATGCTGAAGAGGCAAGTTTGTAGGAGAACAAGCTGAGCTCGGCCAAACAGAACCcgagatacccccccccccccccctccggcaTGAATCACAATCAAAAGTAGACGTGCACAAACAAAACGACAGAGCGCACTATCGGACAGTAGAGTGCGGCATCGGATTTCTTCTGGACCGACATCCAACAAACCGCTTTGGTCCAGGCCTCATCCATTATTTGATGCATCGACAGCTCAAACCCGGAACAAGTGGAGAAATTCTGAGctgaatattgtttttaaatcagagaagatTCCATCATGCCGTGTCAAACGAGTTCACGTGTTCACGaggttcaaaatcaaataatgagtgtgaagaacagaacagaagatGCACAAacaaggcgggggggggggggggagggcagtCAGGGGCCGTGGATAATGTTTGCTGCCGCATTCCAGTCtcaggacagtgtgtgtgtgtgtgtgtgtgtgtgtgcactgtgcattcctccTTGTATGCACAAAACACACTGAAGCTCACGCAAAGAGTACAGTGGAATCTTTCATAGAGAATGAGTCTGCAGCAGGTCTTTACAGAGAGGCTCTTTGTGTCCAACTGCCTTTGTtctatgtgtgcgtgtgtgtgtgtgcgtgtgtgtgtgtgtgtgtgtcactgttggGCTCAAAGCTCTTTGTGTGTTGTCATATTttctttcaggctgattcagaTCAGGGGATTTTTTTCCGCTCATGtctctgagctctgattggccggtcgGATCAATTCAAATGATTCCCGTTTACGGTTTGGTGTCATTTTGCATTCACCTAAATAGTTCTATCGAGTAAAggaaattatttatattttggcCTCCTTTTTTATTGCGCTCATTAATACGTTTCCTGAAATCACTGCAGAATGAATTTTTAAGCCGGTCTCACGAAGCTACAGGATTTACTCCAAAGGTCAACAGCCAAACTTCATCACGCCTTTATAGACCTTCCTGTTCCTACAGGTCAGCTCAGGTTCTGTCCTGTCTAATATTCGATGGTTCCCTGAAGctgattattattcttttatatCTTAAAAGATACAGATGTAGGGCTTCCGTCGTTTGAAACGCCACAGGGGAACGTAGGCTTCAGTGTTTCGGCTTGATCAATAACTGTCTCCTTTCTCTGCAGCATGAATCCAACACATGATCTGGGTCTGCGggacgaaggggggggggggggggggggggcagctgaatGCAACACTTTGTCCTGCAGCTTATCCGAGTCAGCGCTGCGTAATCCTCCTTTAAATGCATTCTTTGACTCCTTTGGCTGTGACCGATCAGATTTCCCGATGGGAAAAGGAACGGGAAAAGGAACTCGCATATTGAAGAAGCCAATCGCAACGAGGACGACGCCTAGCTGGGAGCTACCGAGCTATAAATGCAAAGAGACGGGAAGCTTGTggggactcacacacacacaaacacacacacacacccacacacacagacatggagTTGATTCATTAATATTTCAGTGATGCAGCCCTCCATGCTAAAGGATGGAGGGCAGTGATGAGCacataatctctctctctctctctctcacacacacacacacacacacacacacgacccctTTCTCTCTACCCACCCTGTCCTCCTCTAATTAGACAGGAAGGCAGCTTcataaacaggaagcaggcgtGCTATCAATAATATTATGGGCACatgtgtgcatgcttgtgtgtgtgtgtgtgtgtgtgtgtgtagtgggTGTACAATATATTGTCTAACCTCTATGCTATACTGTGGAAGGTTTTGTGCAACGCTGATAATATTTCCCACGAGGCAACGGGAACTGCTGTTGATCACACGCaacactctgattggctgaacctCAGCTGGCAGGATGTAGAAAGACCTCAATGCACAGTTAACGTCTACTTCCTCacgaggaaagaaagaaaaagagctctgtgtgtgagagagggagagagggagaagggaaAGAAGGGAGGTGGAAGAGTTGTGACCCAGAAAAATAGATCTAAGTATAGTCCAATGGATGGAAGACAGCGCAAACTGACTCGTGCTGCTGGTCACATGACTCGCAGTGTGTTGCTGCGgaaataaacaggaagcaggaatcTTAATGGCTAAAAAGAATCTGGAAACGAAAACGGTGTATGGGTGACGTCATGACGATACTCATCGCCAAATAGGGGCGTCtaataatgatgtcatcgcGCTCGTTGCTTCAGGCTTTGGGCCCTTCCAGCAGAGGAGACAGCAGCTAACCAACAGTTGCACCAACATCACAGCACAAGCTACAGATGGAGCACTGGCGTCTGTGCTAATTAGCTTTAGCTAACAGCACCCTCTTCATATGGTGGGTCTCTGACCTACTTATGGGGGTCTGTTACAATTGGCTGATTGATCAGAGAGGAAAAGTAAATAATGATCGTAGTGATGTTCATGGGAACAAAATGGCTGTTTAATGTTATCATCAGATAAAttaagtattaaaataaaaggcatattgaaatataaataaatgttatattcgtatattattaatatttctcTAAAATGGGCATTTCACTGAAGTTAAGATGATTGGATGCTTTGGTAAATTATTATCAAATCTGCATTTCTAAAATTAGAGCAGTGCTGACTTCATCGGAATGATTCTACCTTCTGAAATCACCGACTTTGTCTGGTCACACAGTCATTCTGCATCGGTGGCTTATTGACTCATGAGTCAGAGCTATAGTCATTAAGTCAACTCTGACTCTTTGATTGTTCAGTGGGACAGAGAGGGAACCGACATTTTAAGCTATAACGGTGAACAGTCCTCGGGTGGAGACTTTCCACCCAAAACTATGGAAAAAATAgcagcaaatataaaaacacgtACTGGAAATACTGGTATTGACACTGGGAGTCAGTTGCACCAGTTCTTTTTAAACTTCACTGAAATGAAGATTTCCAGTTAgatgaaagcaaaataattaTGCTAATTTACTAAAGGGGAAATATGCTGTTGGATTATAGCATCAGGTTTATCTTGGCTTCAGGTTTGTGGACTTGAGTGACAGATTTGCGGGTGTTCACATGTTTAACAATGGGGGGAAAGGTCAAGAagggttgctatggaaacacgCCCGGCATTAATGGTGTTGCAGGATCCACACTTATTATATGACATCGTGCCTTTCCGGTTTCTCACAGGTATCGACTCTCACCTTGTATTTGGCGGTCAGCTGCTCTGTGGCTTCCTGCTCTTTCCTCAGATCTCCCAtcatcctctccttctctcccaagagcctctgcttctcctctgccAACATGAACTGGTCTCCCCTGATggcctccttctccatctccagccgctgctcctctAACTTTACGTAGTCCTTCTCCacggtctcctcctctgcctccgtGTCTTCGTCCCAGCTCTCGCCGTCCAcctgctccttcctctgtttcctccacttcctgtggCTGAGCTGCGCCCTCAGGCGAGCAATCTCCCTCTGGAACTCGCGCAGGAGGGCGTCTTTGGGATCCTCGTTGACTCTGGGCTGGTTCTGAATGTTCTTGGCTCGGTTGGCGTAGCGCAGCGTGGTGAGCGTCTCGTCGTAGTGCTGGGGGGCCGGGCCTAAGGTGGCGACCATGACGGTCTTTGCATTCCCCCCCAAAGAGTCCTGCAGCAAGCGGGTCAGCTTGGAGTCCCGGTAGGGCACATGGCTGCTGCGCCCATCGGCCAGCGCCGAGATCACGTTCCCCAACGCTGACAAGGAGAGGTTGATCTTGGCGGCCTCTTTCAGCCGTTCTCCCTGGACGCCTGTCTTGGCTTGGCGCTCGCTTCCGGCCAGATCCACCAGGTTGAGGCGGCCCACGCGGATGTGTTTCCGCCCGTCCGGTCCCGGCTGGCCGCACTCCACCGTGATCAGGAACAGGGCGTGGGACCTGGACGAGTGTTCGTTCATGTCCGTCGCCCCGACGGCCCTCGCCTGGTTGCCGATGTTCATCGCCTCCTCGATCTCCTTGATGCTTTTGCAGACGCACGATGTGAGGTCAGGGACGTACACCCCGGACTCCGGGCTCTCCCGGAGCTCCAGGGCTCTGGCGTTTCCATGTTTGGGGTCGAGGAGATCCCGGATCTCCTCCCGATAGATCTCGAGGTAGGACGCCCGCACCAGGTACTGCTTATCGGACTGCGATCGGGAGATGTGCGTGAAGATGTGATCGAAGGCGTTGGGGATCACGCCCCGTTTCTCCGGGTCCATCCACGCCCCCTGCATGGTGTACGTCTTCCCAGTTCCGGTCTGTCCATACGCAAATATGGTCCCATTGAACCCGGCCAGCACCGAATCGATCAGCGGCCGCACGCTCTCCTCGTACAAGTCTCGCTGTTTGGAGCTCGCGTCGTAAACCGCATCGAATGTGAACGTTTTCTGAGGCTCGCTGGCGGGGGCTCGAGGGTTTCTGAGGATCACCTGCCCAAGCCTCACGTCCATTTGGACAACGACCCCCCCAGCAGGTCCACTGGACTCCTCCTTGTGGTTCAAGGGGCGGCATCGAACCACGACTTTCACCGACTCGCAGCTCTTGTTTTTTGACATGATTGCCTTTATGCCCCTTCTGGTGATGAAAGGAAAACCAAAATGGGCTGCGAACCTTCAATCAAGCCTCCTTGCCTGCCTTTGGATTATTTAACCCTTAATAAAAGGCTTGACACTCACAGAATGGCTTCTCGATTCTATACCATTGAGGCAGAATCACCGCAGTAGCTCACAAATGATGGAAGCGCGCTTCGAACGATGGTTAATTCCCTCCACTTATTGTCTGCTTCCCAATAAAGACGTGGTCAGACGTGGATCTTGCGCGTCGGCTTCATTGCAGAACCTCAAACACGTCCAAGGCTGAgcgagagagaaacaaaaatcacagcGATAAATACATCCGAGGCATCAAGCTCACGTCGTCCTGGCTGGAGATCCAGACCGCGGGCAGCATCTCCCTGTCCTCTGCTCAGTGATGCTCCGTCTGCGGCTGCACGGAGAGACGGAGCGCTCCTCCTGTAcgctacacgcacgcacacacacacacacacacacacacgctcaaccACCACACCCCACATCACTGCGGAGCGAAACAAAGCACCATGGGAAATGTTGTTTCATGGTGTTTGTTCACATGAAAATAATTGACGTTGTGTTTCACACAATTAGAGACATCCAGGTTTAATTTGCTTGGATTTAGATTTATAGTTACAACTAAATCTTTTCAAATAGATACTTTAAGAAAGAGCACATTTTTATTGGTGAATTTATGGCTGTTTGGCATCTTAATTTACTCTTAATTTATATACTGATACTTCTAGAACAGATATCACAAAGTGTTCCCTTTATTATGACACCAAGTTCATTCAAATAGACCTCGAAGTTGCAGAAATGTACTCGATTCGTTTTTGAGTATGTAATTTTCGAACAGAGGCTATAGGGCTGAAGGGGTTAAAAGAGGAATGGCGTTAATTTACTGCATTTATACTGGTATATAATATAACCGCGTTGTAACAGCACCACCTGGCAGCAGCAGTTGGCATTACATCATGCACTGCAATGGGTTTTAACGTCACCAAGATCAGAGGATTCAGATCCTTTGACTAGAATAGAAGTCCTTCATTCAAAATGTTacggaagaaaataaataaataaaagcgctctgcccttatttttatttatgcgGGGAAAAAAATGATATTCAAATGAGGACCCgggtggagtggagtggaccagacCGGGGAGGAGCAGAACGTTTCCTGTAGCGCCATCATGtggacaaagacagaaaagcgctcagagggAGCTCAGAGAGTTTCTGGACTTTAGGAGGAACCCGGACCCGGAGCACCCAGAGGGGTTCCACGCAAACTCCACGTAAAGGCCACGGGTCTGGACGCCAAACACAGAACCGGCTGGgtgtgaggcaacggtgctaaTAGTGAGAGCACGATAACAAAATAAGTCATATCCGTGCAATGCATGACAGACGTTTTTATGCGTGAACAATACAttcccttttttccccttttccctGACTTagttatctctctctctttctctctctctctctctctctctctctctctcctttatagtttatttttttcttagtGGCAAGTCTGTACTCGGCTGCAGAAAGCAGGGCATACTCTGCATTCCTAAGGAGTGTCTAAAGAGAAACACTACTTTGACAGGCGGAAGACggaaagtctctctctctttctctctctctctctctctctctttctctcacacacacacacacacacacagaagccaACTCTAGAGAATCTGGAATAACGATGTGGACATTTCAATACTTTATTTTCTGATACTGtgtgtttagcattttttttatgcatttgcattttacagAACAGATGACGCGAGGAAACGCCCGTAACAAGCATATAAGCACTTATGACGTCACGTTTCCTGACTTACAGCTGGGATAGTCTCCGCATCAAATTGAGCAGCTTGCCATGAAAACTATCGCGGAACACCCCGGCTAAAACAGATCCGCAAGAAACCGGACGCCATATTGGATCATTAAGAGAAGTTCATGAATTGAATTAATGGGAGATTTGCGCCTCAATGTCCGAGAAACAAGCACGGTTGCATTTCCCCTCTGACAATCATAATATATGTGATGATAGCCAATGAAAATGGGACTATAAAACGGGACAGCTGTGTTGACCAATCACATTTGCGGGTTTTGACAGAAGGGGGCTGGAGTAAGAAGGCGTGTCTACAATATAGGGTGTCGCCGTGGAGGCTCCCATTCGAAGGCGACCGACGGTATTTCGGTTCTAATCTTCCCTGACAAaagcgggttctctccgggctgACAGTGAAGTCGACGCACTTCAGGGCGAAGATTTTTTCTAATTCTCGTCGGCCGAGCTCGTCGCAAGGCTGAGAAATGAAGGGGCGTGCCGAGAATTTGAATTAGCTCGCCGTTAGTTTGAAGAAAGAGCGAGTCGCtgtggaaagagagaggagcCATTTTGTCCCGACTGTGTGTGGGAGAAAAGAGAGTGGAAAACCGGAATCACACGGGAGGAGaaccttattttttttcttcccaatCTGTTCTCGTGTTGTaagggggacgggggacggtcGGCCTTGGGAATTATAACTCGTCGGACACGTTACTTTGCGTGGTATTTAGCCGACTAGCTTGCCAAGGCTAATCAACAAAACACGGGTCGTTAACTGTCCAGTCAAGAGGAGCGCGGCGTTGGAGCTGCGTTTAGACTTTACGCAGACGTGCTAGGgtgtcattttgtttgtgttttttttgggggtaTCTTGTTTGGGTTCACGCAAGCTGCTTTTCAATGGCGAAGAAGACGTACGACTTGCTGTTCAAGCTGCTTTTGATCGGAGACTCTGGCGTGGGGAAGACCTGTGTGCTGTTCCGCTTCTCCGACGACGCCTTCAACACAACCTTCATCTCCACCATAGGTAAGGAGACGCGGAGCCGCGGGATAAAGGGGTTGTTTTGCGGGTACGAGTGTTTGCTGGAGGGTTAGGCTGACAGCTGGTTGACTCGCCGGACTCCCGCAGCTGGAAATGGCAGGCAGGGACGTATTTGGTTAGCTAGTATGCTAGCAGCGTGCTGgcgttagctagctagcctcCCGCCCGGCCTTGCGCATGCTAGCTCGCAAGCTAGTTGTGATCGCGTTGCTTTAGCACCGCTCCCTGTTCTAGTACCTTGCTGTGACTTTTAACAACTAGACACgacttttattgtcatttaacCTGTTATTAATGGCAGGCATTACCGGTTAAGGTGCCGAGACAATTGCTGTCATGTCATTTGACCGAGTGGCTAGTGGGCTAACGAGGCTACTTGGAAGCAGGTCAGGGCCGGACTGATGTTACAAAAGCCTCGGGCTCCCCTGTTATCAGacaggtattattattatccacgTATAGAAGGGGTTTTCTTTTGTGACTAATTACACTTAAAAAATTAACAAATCTCTTGATTTTTACTATCGAATTATAGATGTCACAAGGAAAACCCAGAAGCAGTGACGTAAGAATTGATCTGGTTTCATCGCCCTGTCTGGGAAAATGAAAgcactttaaataaaatcacaagCGTGATCATAGAAAAGGGTTATTTTTAACTATGTACATTTCTCTTGTATCATCACCATGAAGAAGTCGTGTTTTAATACATTTGTCGGACACAAATTTAGTTAATTATCCAACAATCTTCCGCTGCTTGTATTTACAGCCAAATCTCAGTCTGCAGTGTCGCTAACTGAAGTTATCAAATGGTTTTATTCTTGAAACAAACTATATTTCTCTGAAAATGCCACAttaaagtataaagtatctcCACGTGGGGTTCTGGTAACTATACTTGGATGCTGATGGCTCATTTTGGCATCGTCGGCTTCTGTCTCTGACCTCCACGCTCGCATCCGACATCGCATTCAGTCGAGTGTCGACTGTCAAATCCCTGCGGCGCCCGAGTGGAGTCTCCATTTATGTCTCTTGCTTAAGATCAGTGCTGAGTAATAATGTAACTTTAGAATATGTTTCGCTCGACCGCATGCGGTTGGCAGTGTTCAGGATGTATTTCATCATATCCAAGCCCACATTATTGATAATGGATGTTGACAACGCCTCATTGTATCGCCTAAGGACACACGCCCGTAACGGTGACGGCGTCCCCGGTGAAATCCGGTTGAGATTGAGAACAGATGCTCTTATGCAAAAGTTATCACATCTATATATCTGTTTATGATTCGGCTGAGGTTTTGTCTTGCTGTCTGCTTATTTGTGTAACTCTTAAGACTTGTTTCTCTAAACATAGTCTCTACTGTCATTAGGAACTTTATGGAGATTATgagctgcctttttttttttatatcttattATCTGTCAGAGCTGAAAGATTGATGGACTCTTAAGAAGACAAATAATCGGCCGCTGCTTCTTGCAGGAATGCTTTCCTCGT encodes the following:
- the LOC137909110 gene encoding kinesin-like protein KIF3C; protein product: MSKNKSCESVKVVVRCRPLNHKEESSGPAGGVVVQMDVRLGQVILRNPRAPASEPQKTFTFDAVYDASSKQRDLYEESVRPLIDSVLAGFNGTIFAYGQTGTGKTYTMQGAWMDPEKRGVIPNAFDHIFTHISRSQSDKQYLVRASYLEIYREEIRDLLDPKHGNARALELRESPESGVYVPDLTSCVCKSIKEIEEAMNIGNQARAVGATDMNEHSSRSHALFLITVECGQPGPDGRKHIRVGRLNLVDLAGSERQAKTGVQGERLKEAAKINLSLSALGNVISALADGRSSHVPYRDSKLTRLLQDSLGGNAKTVMVATLGPAPQHYDETLTTLRYANRAKNIQNQPRVNEDPKDALLREFQREIARLRAQLSHRKWRKQRKEQVDGESWDEDTEAEEETVEKDYVKLEEQRLEMEKEAIRGDQFMLAEEKQRLLGEKERMMGDLRKEQEATEQLTAKYKAMESKLLVGGKNIMDHTNEQQKMLEMKRQEIAEQTRSEREIQQQMLMQDEETLELRDTFTSLQQEVEAKTKKLKKLYAKLQCIKAEIQDVNDEHVRSRQELEQTQNELTRELKFKYLIIENFIPPEEKNKIMSRLTFDPEEDQWRFQPLVPAESKSLQMKTRPTSAVGYKRPISQYARVAMTMGPHSRYRAENVMFLELDMTPPTALSMHRSQEAEPTQSHSLDDSPTEDAGVRRSRSWSQNPKSITSSSSNVSLATCHTATPMAAQ